One genomic window of Paraburkholderia acidiphila includes the following:
- the prfB gene encoding peptide chain release factor 2 (programmed frameshift), giving the protein MEAERLNAIEALLADLRMRAGELRGYLDYDVKARRLVEVNSELEDPNVWNDSKHAQGLGKEKKLLEGVVHVLDGIENDTRDTQDLFEMAREEGDEDTLVSIETDAHAIEARVADVEFRRMFANPADPNNAFIDIQAGAGGTEACDWASMLLRQYVRYCERKGFKTEVLEESEGDVAGIKSATIKVEGEYAYGFLRTETGIHRLVRKSPFDSSGGRHTSFSSVFVYPEIDDSFEIEVNPADLRIDTYRASGAGGQHINKTDSAVRITHVPSGIVVQCQNDRSQHRNRAEAMAMLKSRLYEAEMRKRQSEQDKLEAGKSDVGWGHQIRSYVLDNSRIKDLRTNVEISNTKAVLDGDLDAFISASLKQGV; this is encoded by the exons ATGGAAGCGGAACGTCTCAACGCGATCGAAGCCCTTTTGGCGGACCTGCGCATGCGCGCGGGCGAGCTACGGGGGTATCTT GACTACGACGTAAAAGCCCGACGGCTCGTCGAAGTCAACAGCGAACTCGAAGACCCCAACGTCTGGAACGACTCCAAGCACGCCCAGGGTCTCGGCAAGGAAAAGAAGCTGCTCGAAGGCGTGGTGCACGTGCTCGACGGTATCGAGAACGACACGCGCGACACGCAGGATCTCTTCGAGATGGCCCGCGAGGAAGGCGATGAGGACACGCTCGTCTCCATCGAAACCGACGCTCACGCGATCGAAGCGCGCGTAGCCGACGTCGAATTCCGCCGCATGTTCGCGAATCCGGCCGACCCGAACAACGCGTTCATCGACATCCAGGCCGGCGCCGGCGGCACCGAGGCGTGCGACTGGGCTTCCATGCTGCTGCGCCAGTACGTGCGCTACTGCGAGCGCAAGGGCTTCAAGACCGAAGTGCTCGAAGAGTCCGAAGGCGACGTGGCCGGCATCAAGAGCGCGACGATCAAGGTCGAAGGCGAATACGCCTACGGCTTCCTGCGCACCGAAACCGGCATTCACCGCCTCGTGCGCAAGTCGCCGTTCGACTCGTCGGGCGGGCGTCATACGTCGTTCTCGTCGGTGTTCGTGTATCCGGAAATCGACGATTCGTTCGAGATCGAAGTCAATCCGGCCGATCTGCGCATCGACACGTACCGCGCTTCGGGCGCGGGCGGTCAGCACATCAACAAGACCGACTCCGCCGTGCGTATCACGCACGTGCCGTCGGGCATTGTCGTGCAGTGCCAGAACGACCGCTCGCAGCACCGCAACCGCGCCGAAGCCATGGCCATGCTGAAGTCGCGCCTGTACGAAGCCGAAATGCGCAAGCGCCAGTCGGAACAGGACAAGCTCGAAGCGGGCAAGTCGGACGTGGGCTGGGGCCACCAGATCCGCTCGTACGTGCTCGACAACAGCCGTATCAAGGACCTGCGCACCAACGTCGAAATCAGCAACACCAAGGCCGTGCTCGACGGCGATCTCGACGCCTTCATCAGCGCGAGCCTGAAACAGGGCGTGTAA
- the fdx gene encoding ISC system 2Fe-2S type ferredoxin, translated as MPQIVVLPHVELCPEGAVIDAKPGESVCDALLEHGIEIEHACEKSCACTTCHVIVREGFDALVPSEEDEDDLLDKAWGLEPTSRLSCQAIVPANDDLVVEIPRYSINHAKENH; from the coding sequence ATGCCTCAAATCGTGGTGCTGCCCCATGTCGAACTGTGCCCTGAGGGCGCCGTCATCGACGCCAAGCCGGGCGAGAGCGTGTGCGACGCGCTGCTCGAACACGGCATCGAAATCGAGCACGCATGCGAGAAGTCGTGCGCGTGCACGACCTGTCACGTGATCGTGCGCGAAGGTTTCGATGCGCTCGTGCCGTCCGAGGAAGACGAAGACGATCTCCTCGACAAGGCATGGGGCCTCGAGCCGACGTCGCGGTTGTCGTGCCAGGCCATCGTGCCCGCGAACGACGACCTGGTGGTCGAGATTCCGCGTTACTCGATCAACCACGCGAAGGAAAACCACTGA
- the iscR gene encoding Fe-S cluster assembly transcriptional regulator IscR has translation MRLTTKGRFAVTAMIDLALRQEQGPVTLAGISQRQHISLSYLEQLFGKLRRHEIVESVRGPGGGYNLARRAEDVTVADIIIAVDEPLDATQCGGKGACEGTKQHDGHCMTHELWSTLNQKMVEYLDSVSLKDLVDKQRAREGAAPAVLRDRRAEAPAVEPVRAVPLGPNSIFNMAGS, from the coding sequence ATGAGACTCACCACCAAAGGCCGTTTCGCCGTTACGGCGATGATTGACCTGGCCCTGCGCCAGGAGCAGGGCCCGGTGACGCTTGCGGGTATCAGCCAGCGGCAGCATATCTCGCTGTCGTACCTCGAACAGCTGTTCGGCAAGCTGCGCCGTCACGAAATCGTCGAATCGGTCCGCGGGCCGGGCGGCGGGTACAACCTCGCGCGTCGCGCTGAGGATGTCACGGTCGCGGACATCATCATCGCCGTAGACGAGCCGCTCGATGCCACCCAGTGCGGCGGCAAGGGCGCCTGCGAAGGCACCAAGCAGCATGACGGCCACTGCATGACGCACGAACTCTGGTCGACGCTGAACCAGAAAATGGTCGAGTACCTCGATTCGGTGTCGCTCAAGGACCTGGTGGACAAGCAGCGCGCCCGCGAAGGCGCCGCGCCCGCCGTCCTGCGCGACCGCCGCGCCGAGGCGCCGGCGGTGGAGCCGGTCAGGGCGGTGCCGCTAGGTCCGAACTCGATCTTCAACATGGCGGGTTCGTAG
- the iscX gene encoding Fe-S cluster assembly protein IscX codes for MKWTDTQDIAMALTDTHPEVDPQYVRFTDLHRWITQLDGFDDDPERSNEKILEAIQAAWIEDADY; via the coding sequence ATGAAATGGACCGATACGCAGGACATCGCGATGGCCTTGACGGACACCCATCCAGAAGTGGACCCGCAGTACGTGCGCTTCACCGATCTGCATCGCTGGATCACTCAGCTAGACGGTTTCGACGACGACCCCGAGCGCTCGAACGAGAAGATTCTCGAAGCGATCCAGGCCGCGTGGATCGAAGACGCGGATTACTGA
- the hscB gene encoding Fe-S protein assembly co-chaperone HscB, with product MSTPSTPARSLSDSHFVLFGLPEQFEIDANALDHAYRTVQAQVHPDRFAAAGEAQKRIAMQWATRTNEAYQTLRDPLKRAKYLLHLRGIDVGAENNTAMEPAFLMQQMEWREAIEDAVGAKNVDALDALAGELRDDERVRFTKLAALLDSGSNQPAAEAVRQLMFIERVAGEIDSQIERLEG from the coding sequence ATGAGCACGCCTTCCACGCCCGCCCGGTCGCTCTCCGATAGCCACTTCGTGCTGTTCGGCCTGCCCGAGCAGTTCGAAATCGATGCGAACGCGCTCGACCATGCCTACCGCACGGTGCAGGCGCAGGTGCACCCCGACCGTTTCGCCGCGGCCGGCGAGGCGCAGAAGCGCATCGCCATGCAGTGGGCCACGCGCACGAACGAGGCGTACCAGACGCTGCGCGATCCGCTCAAGCGCGCGAAGTATCTGCTGCATCTGCGCGGTATCGACGTCGGCGCGGAGAACAACACGGCGATGGAGCCCGCGTTCCTGATGCAGCAGATGGAGTGGCGCGAGGCAATCGAAGACGCGGTCGGCGCGAAGAACGTCGACGCGCTCGATGCGCTCGCGGGCGAGTTGCGCGACGACGAACGCGTGCGCTTCACGAAGCTCGCGGCGCTGCTCGACAGCGGCTCGAACCAGCCGGCGGCCGAGGCGGTGCGCCAGCTCATGTTCATCGAGCGCGTGGCGGGCGAGATCGACTCGCAGATCGAGCGTCTCGAAGGCTGA
- a CDS encoding glycine zipper 2TM domain-containing protein, translating to MNATDPTTPKRRLHPLIATAAAAVIVASLAATAAITGVFPKASSTAEQSAQVQTGQTSMTASQPPVVDSTKPVQASQYAQNEQTAPAEAQPAPAQAQQQAAVPVAPAAPAQQYAQQPGQPPQASQQQYAQEAPPAQPACSTCGTVVAISETKQEGHGTGIGAVGGAVAGGVVGNQFGSGNGRTAMTLLGALGGGFAGNSVEKHLRSTTSYSVRVRMENGKTRYFTYHEAPPFQQGERVRVENGTLVAG from the coding sequence ATGAACGCAACCGATCCAACCACACCGAAGCGCCGCCTTCACCCGCTTATCGCAACCGCAGCGGCCGCCGTCATCGTCGCGAGCCTGGCGGCCACCGCGGCCATCACTGGCGTTTTCCCGAAAGCTTCCAGCACCGCCGAACAGAGCGCCCAGGTGCAAACGGGCCAGACTTCCATGACGGCTTCGCAGCCGCCGGTGGTCGACTCGACGAAGCCCGTGCAGGCCTCGCAATACGCTCAGAATGAGCAGACCGCGCCCGCCGAAGCGCAGCCTGCCCCGGCGCAGGCGCAACAGCAAGCGGCCGTGCCTGTGGCTCCGGCGGCCCCGGCGCAGCAATATGCTCAACAGCCCGGCCAGCCGCCGCAGGCTTCGCAGCAGCAGTACGCGCAGGAAGCGCCGCCCGCCCAGCCCGCGTGTTCGACGTGCGGCACGGTCGTCGCGATTTCCGAGACCAAGCAGGAAGGCCACGGCACGGGTATCGGCGCAGTGGGCGGCGCGGTGGCCGGCGGCGTGGTCGGCAACCAGTTCGGCTCGGGTAACGGCCGCACGGCCATGACGCTGCTCGGCGCACTCGGTGGCGGTTTCGCGGGCAACTCAGTCGAAAAGCACCTGCGCAGCACGACGAGCTATTCGGTACGCGTGCGTATGGAGAACGGCAAGACGCGCTACTTCACGTATCACGAAGCGCCGCCGTTCCAGCAGGGCGAGCGCGTGCGCGTGGAAAACGGCACGCTGGTCGCGGGTTGA
- a CDS encoding low molecular weight protein-tyrosine-phosphatase, which yields MKKVSVCFVCLGNICRSPTAEAVMLRLVDEAGLAGCVEVDSAGTGDWHIGEAPDARAQRAGGQRGYDLAPLRARQIAAEDFRRFDLIVAMDDANVTALQDVCPASERDKIRLLMEFAPQADERVVVDPYFGGDAGFEMVLDQCETACAGLLVALRGQLAD from the coding sequence ATGAAAAAGGTTTCCGTCTGCTTCGTTTGTCTTGGCAATATCTGCCGCTCGCCTACGGCCGAGGCCGTGATGCTGCGTCTCGTGGATGAAGCGGGCTTGGCGGGATGTGTCGAGGTCGATTCGGCGGGAACAGGCGACTGGCACATCGGCGAGGCGCCCGACGCGCGGGCCCAGCGGGCCGGCGGCCAGCGCGGCTACGATCTCGCGCCGTTGCGCGCCCGGCAGATCGCGGCCGAGGATTTCCGCCGTTTCGACCTGATCGTGGCAATGGACGACGCCAACGTCACCGCTCTTCAAGATGTTTGCCCGGCGAGCGAGCGCGACAAGATCCGCCTGCTGATGGAGTTTGCACCCCAGGCTGACGAACGCGTCGTAGTCGATCCCTATTTCGGCGGCGACGCTGGCTTCGAAATGGTGCTCGATCAGTGTGAGACTGCTTGCGCGGGTCTACTTGTCGCATTGCGTGGGCAATTGGCCGACTGA
- the iscA gene encoding iron-sulfur cluster assembly protein IscA, whose translation MAITLTEKAAQHVQKYLTRRGKGVGLRLGVRTTGCSGLAYKLEYVDELAPEDNVFESHGVKVIVDPKSLAYIDGTQLDFVREGLNEGFRFNNPNVKDECGCGESFRV comes from the coding sequence ATGGCAATTACGTTGACTGAAAAAGCGGCACAGCACGTGCAAAAGTACCTGACCCGTCGCGGCAAGGGCGTGGGCCTGCGTCTTGGCGTGCGCACGACGGGCTGCTCGGGCCTCGCGTACAAGCTCGAGTACGTCGACGAACTCGCGCCCGAGGACAACGTCTTCGAGAGCCACGGCGTGAAGGTCATCGTCGACCCGAAGAGCCTCGCCTATATCGACGGCACGCAGCTCGACTTCGTGCGCGAAGGCCTGAACGAAGGCTTCCGGTTCAACAACCCGAATGTGAAGGACGAGTGCGGCTGCGGCGAGTCCTTCCGCGTTTGA
- a CDS encoding IscS subfamily cysteine desulfurase, with protein MNNDIPHLPIYMDYSATTPVDPRVVDKMIPYLREQFGNPASRSHAYGWDAEHAVEEAREQVAALVNADPREIIWTSGATESDNLAIKGAAHFYKSKGKHIITVKTEHKAVLDTCRELEREGYEVTYLDVKDDGLIDLEAFKAALRPDTILVSVMHVNNEIGVIQDIETIGEICREKGIIFHVDAAQSTGKAPIDLQKLKVDLMSFSAHKTYGPKGIGALYVRRKPRVRIEAQMHGGGHERGMRSGTLATHQIVGMGEAFRIAREEMATENERVRMLRDKLLRGLKEIEETYVNGDMEQRVPHNLNISFNFVEGESLIMAVKDVAVSSGSACTSASLEPSYVLRALGRNDELAHSSIRFTVGRFTTEQDVDYVINLLKTKIAKLRELSPLWEMHQDGIDLSTIQWAAH; from the coding sequence ATGAATAACGACATTCCCCACCTGCCCATTTACATGGACTACAGTGCGACGACCCCCGTCGACCCGCGCGTGGTGGACAAGATGATTCCGTATCTGCGCGAGCAGTTCGGCAATCCGGCGTCGCGCAGCCACGCCTATGGCTGGGATGCGGAACATGCCGTCGAGGAAGCGCGCGAGCAGGTCGCCGCGCTCGTCAACGCCGACCCGCGTGAAATCATCTGGACCTCCGGCGCGACCGAATCGGACAACCTCGCGATCAAGGGCGCCGCGCACTTCTACAAGAGCAAGGGTAAGCACATCATCACGGTGAAGACCGAGCACAAGGCCGTGCTCGACACCTGCCGCGAGCTCGAGCGCGAAGGCTACGAAGTCACCTATCTGGACGTCAAGGACGACGGCCTGATCGACCTCGAAGCGTTCAAGGCCGCGTTGCGTCCCGACACGATCCTTGTTTCCGTCATGCACGTGAACAACGAGATCGGCGTGATCCAGGACATCGAGACGATCGGCGAGATCTGCCGCGAGAAGGGCATCATTTTCCACGTCGACGCCGCGCAATCCACTGGCAAGGCGCCCATCGACCTGCAAAAGCTCAAGGTCGACCTGATGTCGTTCTCGGCGCACAAGACCTATGGCCCGAAGGGCATCGGCGCGCTGTACGTGCGCCGCAAGCCGCGCGTGCGCATCGAAGCGCAGATGCACGGCGGCGGTCACGAGCGCGGCATGCGCTCGGGCACGCTGGCTACGCACCAGATCGTCGGCATGGGCGAAGCATTCCGCATCGCGCGTGAAGAGATGGCCACGGAAAACGAGCGCGTGCGCATGCTGCGCGACAAGCTCCTGCGCGGCCTGAAGGAAATCGAAGAAACCTACGTGAACGGCGACATGGAACAGCGTGTCCCGCACAACCTGAACATCAGCTTCAACTTCGTCGAAGGCGAGTCGCTGATCATGGCGGTCAAGGACGTGGCGGTGTCGTCGGGTTCGGCTTGCACGTCCGCATCGCTCGAGCCGTCGTATGTGCTGCGCGCGCTCGGTCGCAACGACGAATTGGCGCACAGCTCGATCCGCTTCACAGTGGGCCGCTTCACGACGGAACAGGATGTCGATTACGTCATCAACCTGCTGAAGACGAAGATCGCCAAGCTGCGCGAGCTGTCGCCGCTGTGGGAAATGCACCAGGACGGCATCGATCTGTCGACCATTCAGTGGGCGGCGCACTAA
- the iscU gene encoding Fe-S cluster assembly scaffold IscU — MAYSDKVLDHYENPRNVGSFSKDDDAVGTGMVGAPACGDVMKLQIRVGADGVIEDAKFKTYGCGSAIASSSLVTEWVKGKTLDQALDIKNTQIAEELALPPVKIHCSILAEDAIKAAVADYRQRHTTEAKADAA; from the coding sequence ATGGCATATAGCGACAAGGTTCTGGACCACTACGAAAACCCGCGCAACGTCGGTTCGTTCTCGAAGGACGACGACGCGGTCGGCACCGGCATGGTCGGTGCGCCGGCGTGCGGCGACGTGATGAAGCTGCAGATCCGCGTGGGCGCGGACGGCGTGATCGAAGACGCGAAGTTCAAGACCTACGGCTGCGGCTCGGCGATCGCTTCGAGCTCGCTCGTGACCGAGTGGGTGAAGGGCAAGACGCTCGACCAGGCCCTCGACATCAAGAACACGCAGATCGCCGAAGAACTGGCGCTGCCGCCGGTGAAGATCCACTGCTCGATTCTCGCGGAAGACGCGATCAAGGCAGCGGTTGCCGACTATCGCCAGCGTCACACGACCGAAGCGAAGGCCGACGCGGCGTAA
- the lysS gene encoding lysine--tRNA ligase: MTEPTQQSAPSAAPELDDNQIIAERREKLRALREAGVAYPNDFRPTHHAADLQRDYADTDKDALEAKPLEVAIAGRMMLKRVMGKASFATVRDGSGQIQFFITPADVGEATYDAFKKWDLGDIVAAKGVLFRTNKGELSVRVTELRLLSKALRPLPDKFHGLSDQEMRYRQRYVDLIVTPEARQTFQARTKAISSVRNFMAGAGFMEVETPMLHPIPGGAAAKPFVTHHNALDMQMFMRIAPELYLKRLIVGGFERVFEINRNFRNEGVSPRHNPEFTMMEFYAAYTDYAWLMDFTEQLIRQAAIDASGTAVLTYQGRELDLSKPFHRLTIVQAIQKYAPQYTTEQLADAAFLRTELKKFGVDANQPQFLNAGVGSLQLALFEETAESQLWEPTYIIDYPVEVSPLARASDTLPGITERFELFITGREIANGFSELNDPEDQAARFKKQVEQKDAGDEEAMFYDADYIRALEYGMPPTGGCGIGIDRLIMLLTDSASIRDVILFPHLRRED; encoded by the coding sequence ATGACCGAACCGACCCAGCAGAGCGCGCCCAGCGCCGCGCCCGAACTCGACGACAACCAGATCATCGCCGAGCGCCGCGAGAAACTGCGCGCGCTGCGCGAGGCAGGCGTCGCCTATCCGAACGACTTCCGCCCCACTCACCACGCCGCCGACCTGCAGCGCGACTACGCCGACACCGACAAGGACGCGCTCGAAGCCAAGCCGCTCGAAGTGGCGATCGCCGGCCGCATGATGCTCAAGCGCGTGATGGGCAAGGCGAGCTTCGCCACGGTGCGCGACGGCTCGGGCCAGATCCAGTTCTTCATCACGCCCGCCGATGTGGGCGAAGCGACCTACGACGCGTTCAAGAAGTGGGACCTGGGCGATATCGTCGCGGCCAAGGGCGTGCTGTTCCGCACCAACAAGGGCGAACTCTCGGTGCGCGTCACGGAACTGCGCCTGCTCTCGAAGGCGCTGCGCCCGCTGCCCGACAAGTTCCACGGCCTCTCCGACCAGGAAATGCGCTATCGCCAGCGCTATGTCGACCTGATCGTCACGCCGGAAGCGCGTCAGACGTTCCAGGCGCGCACCAAGGCGATCTCGTCGGTGCGCAATTTCATGGCGGGCGCGGGCTTCATGGAAGTCGAAACGCCGATGCTGCACCCGATCCCGGGCGGCGCGGCGGCCAAGCCGTTCGTCACGCACCACAACGCGCTCGACATGCAGATGTTCATGCGCATCGCGCCCGAGCTGTATCTGAAGCGCCTGATCGTGGGCGGCTTCGAGCGCGTGTTCGAAATCAACCGGAATTTCCGTAACGAAGGCGTCTCGCCGCGTCACAATCCGGAATTCACGATGATGGAGTTCTACGCCGCGTACACCGACTACGCATGGCTCATGGACTTCACCGAGCAACTGATCCGCCAGGCCGCTATCGACGCGAGCGGCACCGCCGTGTTGACGTATCAGGGCCGTGAGCTGGACCTCTCGAAGCCGTTCCATCGCTTGACGATCGTCCAGGCGATCCAGAAGTACGCGCCGCAGTACACGACCGAGCAGCTCGCCGACGCCGCGTTCCTGCGTACGGAACTGAAGAAGTTCGGCGTGGACGCGAACCAGCCGCAGTTCCTCAACGCGGGCGTGGGTTCGCTGCAACTGGCGCTCTTCGAAGAGACCGCCGAGTCGCAGCTGTGGGAGCCGACGTATATCATCGACTACCCCGTCGAAGTCTCACCGCTCGCGCGCGCCTCGGACACGCTGCCGGGCATCACCGAGCGCTTCGAGCTGTTCATCACGGGCCGCGAGATCGCCAACGGCTTCTCGGAGCTTAACGATCCGGAAGACCAGGCCGCCCGCTTCAAGAAGCAGGTCGAGCAGAAGGACGCAGGCGACGAAGAAGCGATGTTCTACGACGCCGACTACATCCGTGCGCTCGAGTACGGCATGCCCCCGACGGGCGGCTGCGGTATCGGCATCGACCGCCTGATCATGCTGCTCACGGACAGCGCCAGCATCCGCGACGTGATCCTCTTCCCGCATCTGCGCCGCGAAGACTAA
- the hscA gene encoding Fe-S protein assembly chaperone HscA — MALLQISEPGMAPAPHQRRLAVGIDLGTTNSLVAAVRSGVPDVLPDEDGHVLLPSVVRYLANGGRRIGRTAKAEAATDPRNTIVSVKRFMGRGKSEVEGAANAPYDFVDAPGMVQIQTVDGVKSPVEVSAEILATLRQRAEDTLGDELVGAVITVPAYFDEAQRQATKDAARLAGLNVLRLLNEPTAAAIAYGLDNGAEGLYAVYDLGGGTFDLSILKLTKGVFEVLAAGGDSALGGDDFDHALFAYALEQSGIERASLAPEDVRLLLDRVRDAKEALSSAPEALIEATLSSGKQIALTIDEPRFEALTQALVQRTLTPTKKALRDAKVTAKEVKGVVLVGGATRMPVIRRAVEQHFGQAPLTNLDPDQVVALGAAIQADLLAGNRGGEDDWLLLDVIPLSLGVETMGGLVEKIIPRNSTIPVARAQDFTTFKDGQTAMAIHVVQGERELVADCRSLARFELRGIPPMAAGAARIRVTYQVDADGLLSVFAREQISGVEASVVVKPSYGLADDDVARMLEDSFKTAEVDMRARALREAQVEAQRIIEATNAALGADGELLDEAERAQVDALIAALAQVAQGDDAGAIEAATKSLSEGTDEFAARRMDKGIKRALAGKKLDEIG, encoded by the coding sequence ATGGCCTTACTGCAAATCTCCGAACCCGGCATGGCGCCGGCGCCGCATCAGCGGCGACTCGCCGTCGGCATCGACCTCGGCACGACGAACTCGCTGGTCGCGGCCGTGCGCAGCGGCGTGCCCGACGTGCTGCCCGACGAAGACGGCCACGTGCTGCTGCCCTCGGTCGTACGCTATCTCGCCAATGGCGGCCGTCGTATCGGCCGCACGGCGAAGGCGGAAGCGGCCACCGACCCGCGCAACACGATCGTTTCGGTCAAGCGCTTCATGGGCCGCGGCAAGTCCGAAGTCGAAGGCGCGGCCAACGCGCCGTACGACTTCGTCGACGCGCCGGGCATGGTGCAGATCCAGACCGTGGACGGCGTGAAAAGCCCGGTCGAAGTGTCGGCGGAGATTCTCGCGACGCTGCGCCAGCGCGCCGAAGACACGCTCGGCGACGAACTCGTCGGCGCCGTCATCACGGTGCCTGCGTACTTCGACGAAGCGCAGCGCCAGGCGACCAAGGACGCCGCGCGTCTCGCGGGCCTCAACGTGCTGCGTCTGCTCAACGAGCCGACCGCGGCGGCGATTGCCTACGGTCTCGACAACGGCGCCGAAGGCCTCTACGCGGTCTACGACCTCGGCGGCGGCACGTTCGACCTGTCGATTCTCAAGCTCACGAAGGGCGTGTTCGAAGTGCTGGCGGCCGGCGGCGATTCGGCGCTCGGCGGCGACGATTTCGACCACGCGCTCTTTGCGTATGCGCTGGAGCAGTCCGGGATCGAGCGCGCGAGCCTCGCACCCGAAGACGTGCGCCTGTTGCTCGACCGCGTGCGCGATGCGAAGGAAGCACTCTCGTCCGCGCCCGAGGCGCTCATCGAGGCGACGCTGTCGAGCGGCAAGCAGATCGCGCTGACGATCGACGAGCCGCGCTTCGAGGCGCTCACGCAAGCGCTCGTGCAACGCACGCTCACGCCGACGAAGAAGGCGCTGCGCGACGCAAAGGTGACGGCGAAGGAAGTGAAGGGCGTGGTGCTGGTTGGCGGCGCGACGCGCATGCCGGTCATCCGCCGCGCTGTGGAGCAGCACTTCGGCCAGGCGCCGCTCACGAATCTGGACCCGGACCAGGTCGTCGCGCTCGGTGCGGCGATCCAGGCCGACCTGCTCGCGGGCAACCGCGGCGGCGAGGACGACTGGCTGCTGCTCGACGTCATTCCGCTGTCGCTCGGGGTGGAGACGATGGGTGGCCTCGTAGAGAAGATCATCCCGCGCAATTCGACCATTCCGGTCGCGCGCGCGCAGGACTTCACGACCTTCAAGGACGGCCAGACGGCCATGGCGATTCACGTCGTGCAAGGCGAGCGCGAACTTGTCGCTGACTGCCGCTCGCTCGCGCGATTCGAGCTGCGCGGTATTCCGCCGATGGCGGCGGGCGCGGCGCGCATTCGCGTGACTTACCAGGTGGATGCGGACGGCCTCTTGTCCGTGTTCGCGCGTGAACAGATCTCGGGCGTGGAAGCGTCGGTGGTGGTGAAGCCGTCCTACGGTCTCGCCGATGACGACGTGGCGCGTATGCTCGAAGACAGCTTCAAGACCGCCGAAGTCGACATGCGCGCCCGCGCGCTGCGCGAGGCACAGGTCGAGGCGCAACGCATCATCGAAGCGACGAACGCCGCTTTGGGCGCCGATGGCGAACTGCTCGACGAAGCCGAGCGCGCGCAAGTCGACGCGCTGATCGCCGCGCTCGCACAAGTCGCGCAGGGCGACGACGCCGGCGCGATCGAAGCGGCGACGAAGTCGCTTTCCGAAGGCACCGACGAGTTCGCCGCGCGCCGGATGGACAAGGGCATCAAGCGCGCGCTGGCGGGCAAGAAGCTCGACGAGATCGGTTGA